DNA from Planctomycetota bacterium:
GAAGGAGCCGTCCTGGGAGCCCCGGGAGCGGCGCTCGACGACGCGGTGGGACAGCACGGCGGGGGCCACGGCCTTGACGTCGTCGGGCACGGCGTAGTCGCGTCCTTCGACGAGGGCGTAGGCTCGGACGGCCCGGGCCAGGTGGAGGGATCCCCGCGGGCTGGCTCCCGCCAGCAGAGCCTTGTCCGAACGGGTGCGGCGCACGACTTCGAGGAGATAGTCGGCCAGGGCGTTTTCGAGGCGGACTTCGGGGACTTTGCGGCAGAGGGCTTCGACCTCTTCGGCGGCGGCGACGGGGGCGAGGGTTTCGACGGGATCCCCGGCGGCGCGCGATTCGAGGATCCGGCGCTCTTCCTCGAGGGAGGGGTATCCCATGCGCAGCACCATGAGGAAGCGGTCGAGTTGCGACTCCGGCAGAGGGTAGGTGCCCGTGAATTCCAGGGGATTCTGGGTGGCCAGGACCATGAAAGGGGACGGCAGGGGATGGGTGACGCCGTCGACGCTGACGGAGTTCTCGTTCATGGCTTCGAGCAGGGCCGCCTGGGTGCGCGGCGTGGCGCGGTTGATCTCGTCCGCCAGGACCAGGTGGGCGAAGACGGGGCCCGGCTTGAAGACGAATTCCTTGCGGTCGGGATCGAAGACGGAAACGCCCGTGACGTCGGAGGGCAGGAGATCGGGGGTGAACTGAATGCGCCGGAAGGAGCCCGCGACGGCGCGGGCGAGCGCCCGCGCGAGGGCGGTTTTTCCGGTGCCCGGGGCGTCTTCGATCAGAATATGGCCGCGGGCCAGGAGCGCGGCGACGGCGAGCTTGACGGTCTGGGGCTTCCCGAAGATGACGCTTTCGACGGCGCGGCGGAGCGCGGCGACGCGCTCGAGGTCCCGGGGTTCGATGGCCATGGGTCGAGAGGGCATTATATCGGCGCCGCCCGGAACGCCGCAAAGGTTTGGCGTTCGACGGAGCCTTGACAGCCTCCTGCGTAAAACGTACGATTTCGGCCGTTTCGGCCGGTTTATTCGGGTTTTGCTCCGGAGGGGGCAGGAAGGAGAGACGCATGGCGGAAGTGTACGTCGTTCAGTCCAAGGTGCGGGCGCTGGCCAAGAAGAAGGGCTTTCGGTTCAGCGGGGACGCGGTGGACGCGCTGTCGAAGCTGGTGGAACAGGCGGTGATCCAGGCCGGAAACCGCGCCAAGGCGAACAAGCGCCAGACGATCAAGGCGGCCGACGTATAGCGTTCGGCGGGAAAGCACGGCGAAGGCGGCCCCGCGTCGCGAGGCGCGGGGCCGCGTCGCTTTTCGGGAGGCCGCGCGGGCGGGGCCCCTTCTTGACTCCCCCGGAGGGGAGGGATATCATTACGAGACGACAGCGATGATGGCCGCGGCGACCCGCCCCGCGCGCGGGTTCGTAAGGGAGAACTCGGGTGCCTGATCTCACGATCCAAGTCCAGGAGGTCAAGGGGGTACCGGGAACGGCCCTCGTCATC
Protein-coding regions in this window:
- a CDS encoding MoxR family ATPase, translating into MAIEPRDLERVAALRRAVESVIFGKPQTVKLAVAALLARGHILIEDAPGTGKTALARALARAVAGSFRRIQFTPDLLPSDVTGVSVFDPDRKEFVFKPGPVFAHLVLADEINRATPRTQAALLEAMNENSVSVDGVTHPLPSPFMVLATQNPLEFTGTYPLPESQLDRFLMVLRMGYPSLEEERRILESRAAGDPVETLAPVAAAEEVEALCRKVPEVRLENALADYLLEVVRRTRSDKALLAGASPRGSLHLARAVRAYALVEGRDYAVPDDVKAVAPAVLSHRVVERRSRGSQDGSFGAAHVVQRILQEVPVPP